Part of the Natrinema amylolyticum genome, AGAACGGGCTGATCGCGCTCGCGGGCCCGGTAACGAACCTCCTGTTAGCGCTGCTCTTCCTCCCGCTGGTGATCTTCCCCGAACCGTTCGGGACGATCGGTCAGATGGGGATCTGGATCAACCTCTTCCTGGCCGCGTTCAACATGATCCCCTTCGGCCCGCTCGACGGGAAGTCGGTCCTCGAGTGGCACAAGGGGATCTTCGCCCTCGTCTTCGTCCCGTCGGTGCTGCTCGCGGCGTACGTGGTCCTCTTCGTCGGGCCGTTCGGGTAGACGCCGGTCGTCCCGGTCGCTCGAGCGGTCCCGGGGCGTCTCGGCCGGACCGGTGACCTTTTGCTCGCGCCGGGAGGTCCTTCGAGTATGACCGACACGGACGACGAGGGAGGCGACGCGACGGGACTCACCTACGCCGAGACCGGCGTCGACATCGAGGCGAGCGAGGACGCGACCGCGGCCCTGCTCGAGGCCTTCGGCAGCGACCTGCGGACCGAGTACGCGGGCCTGCTCGACATCGGCGACCGGTATCTCGCGCTGGCGACCGACGGCGTCGGGACGAAGCTGCTGGTCGCCGAAGCGATCGAGGACTTCTCGACGATCGGCATCGACTGCATCGCGATGAACGTCAACGATCTCGTCGCGGCGGGCGTCGAACCCGTCGCCTTCGTCGACTACCTCGCGATCGACGAACCCGACGAGGAGCTGACCAACCAGATCGGCGAGGGGCTCGCGGTGGGGCTCGAGCAGGCCGATCTCACCATGCTCGGTGGCGAGACGGCGGTCATGCCCGAAGTCGTGAAAGGGTTCGATCTGGCGGGCACCTGTGCCGGACTCGCCGGGAAAGACGAAATCTTCGACGGCGAGGCGCAGGTCGGGGACGCCCTCGTCGGGTTCCCCTCGAACGGGATCCACTCGAACGGGTTGACCCTCGCTCGCGAGGCGGTGACCCGGGAGCACGACTATACGGACGAGTTCCCGCTCGACCCCGAGCGAACGATCGGCGAGGAACTGCTGCGCCCGACCCGGATCTACACTGACCTGCTCGAGCCGATGCGCGACCACGGGGTCCGCGCGGCGGCTCACGTCACGGGCGGCGGCTGGACGAACCTGCTGCGGATGGGCGAGCACGAGTACGATATCGAGAACCCGCTCCCGGCACAGCCGGTCTTCGAGTTCGTTCAGGCGGAAGGGAACGTGACCGACGCGGAGATGCACCGGACGTTCAACATGGGGACCGGGTTCGTCGTCGCGCTTCCCGATGACCGCGCTGAGGAGTTAGCCGCGGCGACGGACGGACAGATCATCGGACGCGTCGCCGACGGCGACACCGTCGAAATCCGCGGGCTCTCGCTGTCCTGACCCAGACGGCTTCGGTTCTGCGGTCGAACCGCTATTTTCAGACGAGTGCGCGCCGACCCGTTGCCTCAGCTCCGTGGAGCGCTGTTCGATAGTGTGATAAATTGAATTAACGAAAGTAATATGACATCATATCGCATACTAGTGTGATAGCAGCGAGACATCGATCGAAGGCCGCTATACCGACTATGAGAGACATACGCTGTCCGAACTGTAAGGGAAACAACGGTACCGAAGTCGACGGCGAACTGCTCGGCCCAGAAGTCAACCGAACGTTCGAGTGCGAACGCTGTGGCCACACGTGGGACGTCGTCGTCTGAGATGACCGCTCGTCGTCCGGATCGATCGCGAATTCCGGACGCTCCCGACGCTCCTCTCCCGTTCCTGGGAATGTGGCGCTCTCCAACCGAATACGGGATCGGACCCGCTCACCGATCCGATTTGCTCTCCTCCGTCATCTCCGACCGCTCGGATTTGCCGGTCGCCGCTCGAATCGTGTCGTACTCCTCGTCGCTGTAGGCGATAAACTGGACGTCCTCGAGCGTCTCGGGCTCGTACCGCTCGATCTCCTCGC contains:
- the purM gene encoding phosphoribosylformylglycinamidine cyclo-ligase codes for the protein MTDTDDEGGDATGLTYAETGVDIEASEDATAALLEAFGSDLRTEYAGLLDIGDRYLALATDGVGTKLLVAEAIEDFSTIGIDCIAMNVNDLVAAGVEPVAFVDYLAIDEPDEELTNQIGEGLAVGLEQADLTMLGGETAVMPEVVKGFDLAGTCAGLAGKDEIFDGEAQVGDALVGFPSNGIHSNGLTLAREAVTREHDYTDEFPLDPERTIGEELLRPTRIYTDLLEPMRDHGVRAAAHVTGGGWTNLLRMGEHEYDIENPLPAQPVFEFVQAEGNVTDAEMHRTFNMGTGFVVALPDDRAEELAAATDGQIIGRVADGDTVEIRGLSLS